CTGAGCTATCTTTTCAGTTGGGCGTGACACCGCGATCTTAACTTCGGCGGGATCGTTAAGGATTGCCTTTGCGAGCTGCTGTATCTTGGGAGGCATTGTAGCCGAGAACATCAGTGTCTGGCGATCCTGGGGCAGATGCTTCACTATCTGCATTATATCGTCGAAGAATCCCATGTCGAGCATGCGGTCAGCCTCATCGAGAATGAAGTATTTGACGCGGCTCAGGTCTATGCCTCCGAGTTGCAGATGAGCTATGAGCCTTCCGGGAGTGGCTATTACCACGTCGGCTCCGCGCTTTAGACCGTTCTGCTGGCGTGCGAACTCCTTGCCGTCGGTACCGCCGTAGATCGCTACGCTTGATATGGGAAGATAGTAGGAGAATCCTTCGAGCTGACGGTCGATCTGCTGGGCGAGCTCACGTGTGGGCGACATCACTATGCAGCTCACCGAGTCGACCGGTTCAGGCTCATCGGCGAGCATGTCGATAACAGGGAGCAGATAGGCTGCTGTCTTGCCTGTGCCTGTCTGGGCTACGGCAATGAGGTCGCGCCTGGAGAATATCAATGGTATTGCTTGTTCCTGGATGGGCGTACAATCCCCGAAGCGCATCGCATCGAGCGCGTCGAGAACGTCATCGCTAAGCTCTAATTCGTCAAATCTCATCTCTTACAGGATTAAATTGAGCCCGGCTCAATTTAAGTTTAAATGATTATGGGCTAAAGGTAGCACGCTTATGCATGGTTGTCGGCCCGACCTCTAACCCTTGACCTTTAGCCTGAAGTTTCTGTATGCAAAAATAGATTGTTGCAAAGTTAATGATTTTTTTGCTCTTAGCCTATAGTGAGTTGCATATCATCTATAAAATCACGCAGTCCGGGATTGTTTTCCACCATATGGTTTAGCACCTGCCTTTCGTTCCATGTGTGAGGCGAGGTCTCCCCCTGGTTGATTTCAACTGTGATCATTATATGATCATTGGATGTGGCGTCATGCAGGGTGGATAGTATCGATGGCATTGCTGACATCATCTCCTCTCGCTGTTTCTCATTCTCGACCATCACGCGATAGGTGTGTCCTTCCATGGGCGACGGAAAGGATGCACGCATTGTGTTGATGAGTATATGGCTTGTGGGATGGGCCTTTATGTATGATTGCCATGCCGAGTTGAGTTGCCCGGGAGTATAGGCAGCATCCCGCTGTTGTGTGGCGGCGGGTGTGAGTGATGATGACTGTTGGGAGGTATTGCCGTCGTTTCCGGATATGGAGAACGTGCCTATGCCGGTCTTCTTTATGATTCGCTTGCCTGCCGGTGGTGCGGCGGGTGGCGGCAGGGGAGAGGTGACAGGCTTTTGCGGTGAAGCTGCGCTTGTGGATGTCTGAGCCGGAGTGGCTGTGACCGGAGTCTTTGGCTGGACGTTGGGAGCAGCCGGTGCGGCGGCTGTGGTGGCAGCCTGTTGTACCGGGGCTGATGGCGTGTTCGAGTCGGCGATCTTCTGTAACTGCCCCCCTCCTTCGCCGCTATTGCCGGGAGAAGGGCTTAACAATTGGCATATCTTGGCGAGCGTGAGCTCCACAAGGAATTGCTTGTTGGATGCCGTGCGGTAGTTTAGATCAGCCTCATTGCACAGGTTCATTGCCCTGTAGATGAATTCAGGATGGCATTTCACGGCTTTCTCTGCCATGGCCTTGCGTGCGTCGTCGTCAGCTTCGAGCAGTACGATTGTCGATGGGTCGCGTGCCACCATGAGGTCACGCATGTAGTCGGCAACTCCGTTGATGAAAAAGTGGGAGTCGAAGCCCTTGTCGCGTATCTCCTTGTAGATAAGCCATGAGTCGAGTACTTTGCCTTCAAGAAAACAGTCGAGCAGACGGTTGTAGTAGTTGAAGTCCAGGACATTGAGATTGTCGATGGTGCTCCTGTAGGTGATGTTTCCGCGCGAGGATGCCGCCACCTGGTCGAATATGGAGAGGGCATCGCGCATGGCTCCGTCAGCTTTGCGGGCTATGATGTTGAGAGCCGACGGTTCGGCTGTGATCCCTTCGCTTTTTGCCACATATGTGAGATGGTCTACCATATCGCGCACTGTGATACGGTTGAAGTCGTATATCTGGCAGCGGGATAGGATAGTGGGGATTATCTTGTGTTTCTCGGTGGTGGCGAGTATGAATATCACATAGCTCGGTGGCTCCTCAAGTGTCTTCAGGAATGCGTTGAAGGCTGCTGAGGAGAGCATGTGCACCTCGTCGACTATGAACACACGGTATCTGCCCTGACCAGGGGGTATCTGCACCTGCTCAACGAGCTGACGTATGTCGTCCACACTGTTGTTGGAGGCGGCGTCAAGCTCGATTATGTTCAGCGAGTTGCCCTCATTGAATGCGCGGCATGAATCACACTCGTTGCATGCCTCGCCTTCGGGGGTAGGCGACAGGCAGTTGATGGTCTTGGCAAAGATGCGCGCACATGAGGTCTTGCCTACTCCGCGTGAGCCGCAGAACAGGTAGCTGTGGGCGAGTCGTCCCGAGGCAATTGCGTTTTTGAGTGTGGCTGTCAGTGCTTTCTGACCTACGACACTGTCGAATGTCGACGGCCGGTACTTTCTTGCCGATACAATATAATGGTCCATATGTTTCCCGCTGAGTTACATCTGATTTACTTACTCACAAATTTACGAAATCCCTGTCGATTCTACAAGCGCAATAAGGGAGGCCGTGAAAAAATGAGTGTTTTTGCAGTTTTGTGATACATAATATTTGGAGAGTTGTGATAAAATTAGCAATTTCGCTGTCATAACCAATCATAAAGAATTGAACTATGGACATGATACAGGAATTTCAATGGGCAGAGTCCATGAATTGTGCAGTGACAGTGTGTGACAAAGAGGGTGTGATACTATATATGAACGCGCCCGCCCGTGAATTGTACAGGAAACACGGTGATCTCATCGGCACCAATCTGCTCGGATGCCATTCCGAGCGTTCGCGCGGTATAATCCGCCACATGCTTGACACAGGCGAGAGCAACTCCTACACCATCAGAAAGCAGGGTCTGCGAAAGATGATATATCAGACCCCATGGCGCAAGGATGGTGAAGTGGCTGGTATAGTGGAGATCTCCATGATCATCCCGGAGGAACTTCCTCACTACGATCGAGGATAGACCTGGCATATATTGCTTGCCGGACACATGATATACCCCATAGCTGTGGGCATTGAAACCACAGCTATGGGGTATATCATGTGTCTGTGTCGTGAGTATGTAAAATGATGCTACGTCAGCCGGGGGCATACGCACAGAGTTATGCCGGGTCGTAGGTTGCTTCGGCTGCATTGATCTTTTTATCCTTTGGCGATGCGGATGAGGTGGAGACAGGGACAGGTATTTTTACCCAAAGTGATTCAGGTATGAGTCTCCACAGCCCTACCAGCAGGTTCCATCGCCAGTCGATTACCGCTACGCGTTTGCGCCGGAGCAGTGCTTTGAGTATCTTGGGCACGGCATAAGGCATACGCATGGTCATGGGATATTCCTCATGGGGATTCAAGAGTGGTGTACGCACCCATCCGGGACGTATGTCGGTGAATTTCACATCCGCTCCATCTATTGTGGCGAGCTGGTTGAGGGCACGCAGATATGTCTGCTGGAAACGTTTTGTCGATGAGTATGATGCGAGTCTGCCTATGCCGTTGGTTCCTGCCACGGATGTTATCGCGGCTATCTGACCGCTGCTTCCGGTGTCCCGGAAATACCTGTAGGCTGTCGCTGTCATCCTCACGAATCCTGTCACATTGGTTTCCAGTGTGGATAGTTCGTCATGAAGATTGAGTGCGGAATTCTCGTATCCGATCCCTGCCACGTGGAAATATACGTCCATTCCGTCCATCTTACTGATGAGTTTGAGAAGATCCTTGGGTGCTCCGGATTTTGTCACGTCTATATGAGCTGTGACTACATTGTCGGGGTAGCGTACCTTAAGGTCGTTGAGCACATCATCTTTGCGTCCGGCGGCCCCGACGAGCCAGCCCATTTCGGCAAGCCTCTCCGCCACTCGGAGTCCTAATCCGGATGTGGCTCCCATGATTATGATTCTGTTCATATGTGTTGTTGTTTTGTCGTGAGTCAAATTGTCATGTACATGTGAATATTAAACAATCATAACAGCAGGAATGCCTCAGGTGATTTTAAAAATTTCTATATTTTTATCAGCATTTTAGATAATTGCTATATTTAAGATTAATAAAGATATAGGTTGTGAATCAATTATTATATGCATGCTTTGATAATCAATGTGGTAGAGGCATGTTTTGTGGAAATATCTATTATTAATAAATGCTAATTTTTAAAAATACTTAATTTATGGTTAAAATATTGTAATAAATAAAGATGGGTGATTTTTTTTATATTACTTTTGAAAGCCTTGTTGCAAATAGTAACTAAAAAGAGTGATAAATTTATAATTAACCAAATAATGTTAGTGCATGAAACAGTGTAATGCAATACTACATCTGTTCTGCGCACTCGTGATGTCAATGCCGATTTTAGGCACACAGGATATCTATGCGCAGAGCAGCACCCAGCAAGCTTCAGGAAGGCTTATAATGGGACAAGTATTAGATGATGAAGGGGAGCCGCTCCCAGGAGCTACAGTCCGCATCAAAGGGTCCAAAGGTATAGGTTCTGCAACTACTACGGCCGGAAACGGTACATTCTCCCTCAATTATCAGGGTGACAGCTCTGCTCCCACTCTTTCCGTATCTTATATAGGTATGGTGACCAAGGATGTCAAGGTTGATTTTAAAAAGACCATGAAGATTACTCTTGAGTCGGATGCGCTCAAGCTATCAGAGGTCACAGTAGTTGACGACGGTTATAACCGTCTCCCACGTCGTGACATGGTGGGAGCCTACACCACCATCAAGGCTGAGGATGTCATCATCCCCGGCTATCAGTCCATCGATCAGATGCTTCAGGGACGAGTGGCAGGTATGATCGTATCAAACAATTCCGCACGTGTCGGTTCAATGCCCAACATCAAGATCCGTGGTACATCCACCATTCTCGGAAACACCAGCCCATTATGGGTGGTGGACGGTGTGATACAGCCCGATCCCATTGAGATAAGTGCATCCGAGGCTCTGACCGATGATATGGCGACACTTATCGGCAACCAGGTGTCATGGCTTAATCCTCTTGATATCGAGACCATTACTGTCCTTAAGGATGCTTCTGCGACAGCTATTTACGGATCAAAGGCATCCAACGGTGTGATTGTCATAACCACCAAGAAGGGCTCGTCGGAACGTGTTGCAGTGCGCTACTCAGGGAGTGTCTCAATACGTGAGCGTTCAAGTTATGATAAATACGACAAGATGAACTCGCTTGAGCGCATACAGTTCAGCAAGGAAGCTTACGATGCCGGTGCCCGCTATGCAACAGCTCCTGTCCCGCAGATATATTCTTATGAAGGACTTATGGCTATGTTCAATGACCGTCTGATAACTGCTGACCAGTTTGCCTACCATATGCAGCGTCTTGAGACAGTCAATACCGACTGGCTTGATCTGCTCACACGCACATCGGTGTCAAACAACCATAACCTCAGTATTTCGGGCGGAACATCCAAGGTCACTTACAATGCGTCGTTCGGTTATTCCAATGACAAAGGTGTCGAGATCGGCAATGACCAGGACCAGATCACATCACGCCTTAATGTGGGTATCGACTTCAGCAAGCGTCTGCGTGTCGACGTAAATATGAACGGTTCGGTGCGTAATTCCGACGGTTATGCCGGCGGAGCCAATCCTCAGAGTTACGCTCTTAACACAAGCCGCGCTCTGCCTGCTTACAACGAGGATGGCACTCTTGCTTATTACCAGAACACTTATTCATATCCCTATGGTGTAGACAAGCAGCGTCTTTATGGCTATAACATATTAAACGAGCTTGCCAACACTTATTCCAATAATCAGAATAAGACCTTCTCGACATCGGTAAACGCAAGCTACAAGATTTTGGAGGTCCTGTCATATCAGTTCGTGGGCAGTATCAACCAGTCAACCAATAACACTGAGTCATATATAGGAGAAAACGCCTCTTATATAGAAAAGAATTTCCGTGGCTATCCTGCGGGCACAGAAGAGTATGGCTCTACCAAATACAAGGAAGCACTCCTGCCTCGTGGCGGCCAGCTCTCCACCACAAGCTCTACAAGTACGAGCTATTCGATGACCCATAAGCTACAGTACTCACAGGTGTTTGATCAGAAACACCGTCTGAACGGTCTTGCAGGATTCGAGATGCGTTCCGTCAAGAACAAGAGCAACACCAACACTGTATGGGGTTACATACCCGAGCGCGGTCAGACTATTATTATGCCTCCACCTCCCGGACAGCTTGTAGGCGGCTCTATGCCTGAATGGGGTATCATGGACAGCTATCTGCGTGCCGGAAGCGGTTGGAATTCTTACGAGCGTACCGACAATTATCTGTCATTGTTCAGTGTGCTTGCCTACTCATACGACAATCGCTATGTGCTTAATGCCAATTTCCGTTGGGATGCCTCCAACCGTTTCGGTCAGGACACCAACAACAGGTTCAATCCCACTTACTCGTTCGGTTTCTCATGGCGTATAGCACAGGAGAATTTCATCAAGGAAAACCTGTGGTGGCTCAATCAGCTCAACCTGCGTACCACTTACGGTATACAGGGTAATGTGGTGAATTCGGTAAGCCCGGAACTGCTGGCTTCTTACGGTGGCTACACGCACTTTTACAATCAGTTTGTATCCACCATCTCTTCGCTTCCCAATCCTTACCTGAAATGGGAGAGCACCAAGAGCTGGAACTTCGGTCTTGATCTCCAGTTGTTCAGCAAAGTGACGATGAACCTTGAATATTACACTCGCTCGTCAAATGCGTTGACCAGCCAAAAAATATCCGAGGAATATGGTAGAGGAAGTATGAATCTTAATGGCGGATTGATTCATAATCATGGAGTTGAGATGACGGTCAACTATACTCCGATCTCCAATAAGGATTTTGCTTGGACAATCGGTTTCAATATGTCAAAGAACTGGAACCGTTCCGAGACTCCTGAGAATATATTGAGAGCCAATAAGCCTACCACTCAGGAGTATCTTGCAGGTGGCAAACCTCTTAAAGAGGGTTATCCACTGTCAGGATTCTGGTCCTATTCGTTTGCCGGTCTTAGCTCGGAGGGTTATCCCACGTTCAATATGCTTGATTTCGAAGGTCCTGTCAATGTGGATCTTGATCCCACTACATTCCTTGTATACTCAGGAGAGAGGGATGCATACTTTACCGGAGGATTCAATACCCGTCTACGCTATAAGGGCATCTCCTTGTCCACATCGTTCTCGGCTTTGCTTGGCGGACACAAGCGTCTTCCCAACCCATATTCAAGTTTTGATACCGACGGACGTCTCCCTTCTCCTTACGACAACCTTTCAAAGACTCTTAATGACCGCTGGAAGCAGCCAGGTGATGAATATCACACTAACATTCCTGCATTATGGACTGTGTCGGAACCCGGACGCCAGCCCAAGATACAATTGCCTAATAGCGATATAATGCAGAACATATACTCATTGTGGGCAAGTTCGGATGTTCGTGTCGTTGACAGCTCATTCCTGCGTTGCAATAATATAAGCCTATCCTACTATCTCCCCACTGCATGGTGCAACAAATTCGGTGCACAGAGCCTGAGTGTTTCGGCAAATGTCAGCAATCTCTTTGTTATCGCCGACAGTAAGTGGAATGGCTATGACCCGGAGCTTGGTTCAAGCAGAATGCCCCACATGTATTCGTTCGGTCTGAACGTTAGTTTCTAATCCATCATAACATTATTGAATATAATTATGAAAACATATATAAAGTATTTGGCAGTCGGGATGATGGCGGCGGCGATAAGCTCCTGCGGAGATTTCCTTGACCCCAAAGCCACGAGCGAATATGTCCCTAAGGATGCGGAATCGCTCAACGAACTGTTGCTCGGACAGGCATATCCGCGTAAGGATATCGCAAATACATTGGATGGATTTCTCCATCTGATGGACGATGACATTGCGTTTGCGCCATATCAGACTTATGATAATTATTTTGAGAATAAGTTGTCAGCCATGCAGATTGTCTTTACGTGGCAACCTAACATGTGGGACCAGCTTTACGTCATTTATCCTTCCCACAATGTCAACCAGTACAAGGCATATTATTCTCTGATCCTCGGTTGTAATGCTATTCTTGACTACATAGGTCAGGCCAACGACTCTCAGGAAGAAATAAATAATATACTTGCTCAGGCTCATGCCCTGCGCGGTTACTATTATTTTCAGCTGGTCAACATATTCGGCAAACCCTACAACTCACCGGGTGGTCCTGAGTCTCTTGGTGTACCCTTGAAATTGACTTCCAATATCGAAGAAGCTGGTATACGCCGCAACACAGTCGGAGATGTGTATGATCAGGTTTTGTCGGATCTTAAAGCTGCTGAGGAACTTTATGAGTCTCTCCCTGCGGACATGCAGTGGAAGTCGAATTTCCGCACCAGTCTCCCTATGGTTCAGCTCGTGCTCTCACGTGTATATCTTTATATGGAGAACTGGGCAAAGGCTGCTTTATATGCCGAGAAGGTCATGAATAACAGTAATTTCAAGTTCATCAATGTGAATGACGTGCCTCGAATGAATCCCAATGCACAGTCACGAATCTATTACATGAATTACCAGAGCTATAATTCGTCGCCGGAGGTGATTATGCCCTTTGGAAATACAGCGGATGTCGCTTTCTGGCTTTTCGATACTCCTAAAAACGGAACACCTTGTTTCATAGCATCCCAGGATCTTTTGGATTCCTATGAGGATACCGACCTTCGTAAAGATTTTTATATCGCTACCACCAAACAGCAGGATAACTATCCCCGAAACTGGCAGACTCTTCCTTTGGGCAAGATCAGCCTTAACAGCCAGAACAATAATCTCGGTTCAGGAAGTGATAACTTCGGTAGAAGTTTCCGTCTGTCGGAGGCTTATCTCAACTATGCAGAGGCTAAGATTGAGCTTAACGAAGATATCTCCGGTGTCTTTGCCAAGGTGGATCTGATGCGTAAAAACCGTTTCAAGCCGGAGGATTTTAAGCCTACTCCATCGATGTCACAGGATGCAGCGCGTGAGTTCATACGTGCAGAACGTCGCCGTGAGCTTTGCTACGAGGGTCACCGGTGGTTCGACATCCGCCGTTGGGGTATGCCTGAAATCAAGCACGTATGGCACGTGGATGGGGAGACTGATGTTGAGTACACACTCAAGGCAGGCGACAATGCCTACACACTCCCTATCCCGCGAACTTCTATAGAGCTCAACCCCGATCTTGAGCAGAATCCTATGGATTCTGGCTCACGTCCCGGCGTAAATATCAATAAATAAATTGAATAAATAACGACAGTCATGAAAAGGACTATTCTTTATACAACACTTGGCTTACTTTCATTGACAGCCTGCAACAGTGATGAAGAAGCCCTCGATCCTACCGGTAACTATTCGGTGCTTCGTTTCGAGTTTCCTCAGGGCGATAATGATTTTGACCATGAAATCAAGAGCATATATGATGATTATGGTATATTCATAATATATAAAGATATTACCTCAGCCGATCTAAATCGTAGATGGACATCGTTGGGAACCGATAAACTTCAGGACTACGTTCCGGTAAAGGAGGCTGACATCCCCTTCTATGTTGACTTCTTACGCAATCATGTGTTTAATTATCTAACCAATGATCTTGCAAAAAGAGCTTTCCCTGTGAAAATGTATATTTGCGAGCAGCTTGGTGACTATGATAAGATTCCTTCCGACTTGAGTGGAACAGGTATTGGAACAGGACGACCAAGTACTGAGACCGGCGGCGGCACCGGCGGCACCGGCACCGGCGGCACCGGCACCGGCGGCACCGGCACCGGCGGCACCGGCACCGGCGGCACTGGCACCGGCGGCACTGGCACTGGCACTGGCACCGGCACCGGCACCGGCACTGGCACTGGCACCGGCACCGGCACCGGCACTGGCACCGGCACTGGCACTGGCACCGGCACCGGCACCGGCACTGGCACCGGCACTGGCACCGGCACCGGCACCGGTAATAAAATCAATCAGATTCTGACTCTTAATAACAGTTCGAG
The sequence above is drawn from the Duncaniella freteri genome and encodes:
- a CDS encoding PAS domain-containing protein — translated: MDMIQEFQWAESMNCAVTVCDKEGVILYMNAPARELYRKHGDLIGTNLLGCHSERSRGIIRHMLDTGESNSYTIRKQGLRKMIYQTPWRKDGEVAGIVEISMIIPEELPHYDRG
- a CDS encoding DNA polymerase III subunit gamma/tau, with product MDHYIVSARKYRPSTFDSVVGQKALTATLKNAIASGRLAHSYLFCGSRGVGKTSCARIFAKTINCLSPTPEGEACNECDSCRAFNEGNSLNIIELDAASNNSVDDIRQLVEQVQIPPGQGRYRVFIVDEVHMLSSAAFNAFLKTLEEPPSYVIFILATTEKHKIIPTILSRCQIYDFNRITVRDMVDHLTYVAKSEGITAEPSALNIIARKADGAMRDALSIFDQVAASSRGNITYRSTIDNLNVLDFNYYNRLLDCFLEGKVLDSWLIYKEIRDKGFDSHFFINGVADYMRDLMVARDPSTIVLLEADDDARKAMAEKAVKCHPEFIYRAMNLCNEADLNYRTASNKQFLVELTLAKICQLLSPSPGNSGEGGGQLQKIADSNTPSAPVQQAATTAAAPAAPNVQPKTPVTATPAQTSTSAASPQKPVTSPLPPPAAPPAGKRIIKKTGIGTFSISGNDGNTSQQSSSLTPAATQQRDAAYTPGQLNSAWQSYIKAHPTSHILINTMRASFPSPMEGHTYRVMVENEKQREEMMSAMPSILSTLHDATSNDHIMITVEINQGETSPHTWNERQVLNHMVENNPGLRDFIDDMQLTIG
- a CDS encoding SusC/RagA family TonB-linked outer membrane protein codes for the protein MKQCNAILHLFCALVMSMPILGTQDIYAQSSTQQASGRLIMGQVLDDEGEPLPGATVRIKGSKGIGSATTTAGNGTFSLNYQGDSSAPTLSVSYIGMVTKDVKVDFKKTMKITLESDALKLSEVTVVDDGYNRLPRRDMVGAYTTIKAEDVIIPGYQSIDQMLQGRVAGMIVSNNSARVGSMPNIKIRGTSTILGNTSPLWVVDGVIQPDPIEISASEALTDDMATLIGNQVSWLNPLDIETITVLKDASATAIYGSKASNGVIVITTKKGSSERVAVRYSGSVSIRERSSYDKYDKMNSLERIQFSKEAYDAGARYATAPVPQIYSYEGLMAMFNDRLITADQFAYHMQRLETVNTDWLDLLTRTSVSNNHNLSISGGTSKVTYNASFGYSNDKGVEIGNDQDQITSRLNVGIDFSKRLRVDVNMNGSVRNSDGYAGGANPQSYALNTSRALPAYNEDGTLAYYQNTYSYPYGVDKQRLYGYNILNELANTYSNNQNKTFSTSVNASYKILEVLSYQFVGSINQSTNNTESYIGENASYIEKNFRGYPAGTEEYGSTKYKEALLPRGGQLSTTSSTSTSYSMTHKLQYSQVFDQKHRLNGLAGFEMRSVKNKSNTNTVWGYIPERGQTIIMPPPPGQLVGGSMPEWGIMDSYLRAGSGWNSYERTDNYLSLFSVLAYSYDNRYVLNANFRWDASNRFGQDTNNRFNPTYSFGFSWRIAQENFIKENLWWLNQLNLRTTYGIQGNVVNSVSPELLASYGGYTHFYNQFVSTISSLPNPYLKWESTKSWNFGLDLQLFSKVTMNLEYYTRSSNALTSQKISEEYGRGSMNLNGGLIHNHGVEMTVNYTPISNKDFAWTIGFNMSKNWNRSETPENILRANKPTTQEYLAGGKPLKEGYPLSGFWSYSFAGLSSEGYPTFNMLDFEGPVNVDLDPTTFLVYSGERDAYFTGGFNTRLRYKGISLSTSFSALLGGHKRLPNPYSSFDTDGRLPSPYDNLSKTLNDRWKQPGDEYHTNIPALWTVSEPGRQPKIQLPNSDIMQNIYSLWASSDVRVVDSSFLRCNNISLSYYLPTAWCNKFGAQSLSVSANVSNLFVIADSKWNGYDPELGSSRMPHMYSFGLNVSF
- a CDS encoding RagB/SusD family nutrient uptake outer membrane protein, translated to MKTYIKYLAVGMMAAAISSCGDFLDPKATSEYVPKDAESLNELLLGQAYPRKDIANTLDGFLHLMDDDIAFAPYQTYDNYFENKLSAMQIVFTWQPNMWDQLYVIYPSHNVNQYKAYYSLILGCNAILDYIGQANDSQEEINNILAQAHALRGYYYFQLVNIFGKPYNSPGGPESLGVPLKLTSNIEEAGIRRNTVGDVYDQVLSDLKAAEELYESLPADMQWKSNFRTSLPMVQLVLSRVYLYMENWAKAALYAEKVMNNSNFKFINVNDVPRMNPNAQSRIYYMNYQSYNSSPEVIMPFGNTADVAFWLFDTPKNGTPCFIASQDLLDSYEDTDLRKDFYIATTKQQDNYPRNWQTLPLGKISLNSQNNNLGSGSDNFGRSFRLSEAYLNYAEAKIELNEDISGVFAKVDLMRKNRFKPEDFKPTPSMSQDAAREFIRAERRRELCYEGHRWFDIRRWGMPEIKHVWHVDGETDVEYTLKAGDNAYTLPIPRTSIELNPDLEQNPMDSGSRPGVNINK
- a CDS encoding SDR family NAD(P)-dependent oxidoreductase, producing MNRIIIMGATSGLGLRVAERLAEMGWLVGAAGRKDDVLNDLKVRYPDNVVTAHIDVTKSGAPKDLLKLISKMDGMDVYFHVAGIGYENSALNLHDELSTLETNVTGFVRMTATAYRYFRDTGSSGQIAAITSVAGTNGIGRLASYSSTKRFQQTYLRALNQLATIDGADVKFTDIRPGWVRTPLLNPHEEYPMTMRMPYAVPKILKALLRRKRVAVIDWRWNLLVGLWRLIPESLWVKIPVPVSTSSASPKDKKINAAEATYDPA